A portion of the Diprion similis isolate iyDipSimi1 chromosome 4, iyDipSimi1.1, whole genome shotgun sequence genome contains these proteins:
- the LOC124405583 gene encoding thioredoxin reductase-like selenoprotein T homolog CG3887, whose protein sequence is MYGLKLGLSFLIIICALGTHAGANSDSDGDIPLSRIRGSAGPTLKFFYCYSCGYRKVFDDYVNILQQKYPGLNIDGENFNPAGYKLFLAKFLGMSKILVIIIILCGINVFAPLGIRQPSWWQWCTDNRLYACMMLFFLCNAIEGQLIASGAFEILLNDVPVWSKLETGRIPQPPELFQIIDSHMQFGTMAVEHDGFGK, encoded by the exons ATGTACGGTCTAAAGTTAGGTTTGtcgtttttaataataatctgtGCCTTGGGCACACACGCAGGTGCAAACAGCGATAGCGATGGCGATATCCCGCTATCCAGGATTCGGGGCAGCGCCGGACCAAcgctaaaatttttctactg TTATTCGTGTGGCTACAGAAAGGTATTTGACGACTATGTCAATATTCTGCAACAGAAATATCCTGGACTGAATATCGATGGAGAGAATTTTAATCCAGCTGGCTACAAgctatttttggcgaaatttttg GGCATGTCTAAAATCCTGGTGATCATCATAATATTATGCGGCATAAATGTATTTGCCCCGTTAGGCATTCGTCAGCCATCTTGGTGGCAATGGTGTACTGATAATCGTCTCTATGCCTGCATGATGCTCTTCTTTCTCTGCAATGCAATTGAAGGACAGTTAATTGCATCAGGGGCATTTGAGATCCTACTCAATG ATGTTCCTGTGTGGTCTAAGCTAGAAACTGGACGAATACCGCAGCCTCCAgaactttttcaaatcataGACAGTCACATGCAATTTGGAACAATGGCTGTTGAACATGACGGCTTTGGTAAATAA
- the LOC124405249 gene encoding transcription termination factor, mitochondrial, which yields MEVILFLARRRSWPEKYGRFMQHCQQYWMLRVIPYYQIIGFSSKLSSITLTRTQVIPRQLSWWNSFRRPRPMYHDLVSVNIPMTIEAKSHYKSCNTHLEVENTIFAINSSNAHIFDFKCRTTSEIRASSQLQKLLCIDTEKADIWVKANRIFSLMDPNDISFNYKACLDAGMSEAIIRENAWLLSHPHNIFKSKMGLIKNMIFTNIENGIPLFRLGISDLLTLSKQLGYDAKSYGGTNRIQYLTEQLQCSTFEICQLIIKYQFMQNHPFDKLRETLEILLYYGVDRGAIMKDCWPFRQHPETITDRLERIRKAGISSIKPWMVRCTEPVIARTINIVSCRRAILGENTIIRYLSERFQCDEDKAAVILTKFPKANNVTGPKIKKIVDFLIENEYTIDHVIRVPRFLFHRVEKARIRLDELHTYGHKPTTLTVFCETKKKYNRYLRRVQKKSLKNKS from the exons ATGGAAGTAATACTATTTCTCGCACGCCGTCGGTCCTGGCCCGAGAAATACGGTCGTTTCATGCAGCACTGCCAGCAATACTGGATGCTGCGCGTGATCCCGTACTACCAGATCATcggattttcatcaaaattatcAAGTATTACGCTTACAAGAACACAAGTGATACCACGACAGCTGTCATGGTGGAATTCCTTCAGGAGACCTAGGCCCATGTATCACGATTTGGTCTCCGTGAATATTCCAATGACAATTGAAGCTAAGAGCCACTATAAAAGTTGCAACACCCATCTCGAAGTTGAGAATACTATTTTTGCTATAAATAGTAGCAATGCCCACATTTTTGACTTCAAATGCAGAACAACCAGTGAGATACGAGCCTCAAGCCAACTCCAGAAACTACTTTGCATTGATACTGAAAAGGCTGATATTTGGGTCAAGGCTAATCGAATTTTTAGTCTCATGGATCCAAATGATATATCATTTAATTATAAAGCATGCCTGGATGCTGGGATGTCCGAGGCAATTATTAGAGAAAATGCATGGTTACTGTCTCATCCGCACAATATATTCAAGTCAAAGATGGGGTTGATTAAGAACATGATTTTTACTAACATTGAAAATGGTATTCCACTCTTTCGCTTGGGCATATCCGATTTGCTGACACTTTCGAAACAGCTCGGATACGATGCCAAATCGTATGGTGGAACAAACAGAATACAGTATCTAACTGAGCAACTTCAG TGTTCCACATTTGAAATATGCCAACTTATAATCAAGTACCAATTTATGCAGAATCATCCATTCGATAAGCTACGCGAAACCTTGGAAATACTGCTAT actATGGGGTAGACCGGGGAGCTATTATGAAAGACTGCTGGCCATTCAGACAGCATCCTGAAACCATAACTGACAGATTGGAGAGAATTAGAAAAGCTGGAATTTCTTCTATCAAACCGTGGATGGTTCGTTGTACAGAACCTGTTATTGCCAG GACGATCAATATAGTGTCGTGTCGACGTGCAATACTGGGAGAAAACACAATTATTCGTTATCTTTCGGAAAGATTTCAATGCGATGAAGATAAAGCAGCTGTGATTCTCACCAAGTTCCCGAAAGCCAATAATGTAACCGGGcccaaaataaagaaaattgtcgATTTTCTGATAGAAAACGAATATACCATAGACCACGTGATACGAGTGCCACGATTTCTCTTCCATCGAGTAGAAAAAGCTCGGATACGACTAGATGAACTACATACATACGGTCACAAGCCTACTACTCTCACAGTATTCtgtgaaaccaaaaaaaaatataatagatACTTGAGAAGAGTTCAAAAGAAATCGCTGAAAAATAAGTCGTAA
- the LOC124405245 gene encoding putative ATP-dependent RNA helicase TDRD12 isoform X1, which yields MDDSIYIPSTAESVKVTNAINPFHIRIRRTENYAAEIVRLEKKLHRIAKANLQKYGDHLRPQIGDLVIIDNRGSFNAELPGWCCRGIVGSFNTNNTKYRVFLPDHGIALEFWMEELKILPPASISDDFLTSSIGINDILPITAGDEIACVSEFWSNSAIEFTKKIIGASTQTYFDCLSFDKYGNKFGELYLIVDNEIVVLSEALIYNQFATAINADLIEIIGNTDISSRVSVESSPVKTTKETTSELHRKNLDTFDHNKRRNKNNAVYPHAFNGSPKGNSCVNSNHEILVCSEILCEQLTSVAEAGFPEKIHKTLRSMKFVRPMRLQEYVWPAIFKGLNVVAVNSPGSGKTFSYLVPITSLVAANEIYPKLSGVNGPLTIILCVSSCDVFHVHEKCKRILKEYPQIRMLTAFNGMPEKNLVIQLYNGCEILISTPPCLKRLIKNNRKLLNLKRLSHVVFDGADVILDRYRESLEEIFKVIKKVQNGHCKLPGSMPLQLITIARHWTPAMRTLTEAFIEDPYVCIGSYMEAVIYAASSPMFIMKPKEEKAAKVVDLLGAKWRMLKTVIVCTTPHEARELSQFLKSASIDILIVHDEMIFTHIQGIRESWMVKVSGMYSVLVCTDQVLSDLNIRDAELLIHYSLASNTKTQFFYRFSTLANNFSSQTREQDRPKPRFIMIADESNDAQLYAIINIMRRLGIAMKPEIEAYCEQIFISMEMAKTDHQLCENLKAFGCCPWRDACTSRHCIVPEIDEPSTQIKAGDYVKFVITSIHSANHYSARVVEYTKANTNERVIFSFEELAKLSIELQNHYADPTRRRSARAVNVGHICAVEEAPGNYKRVKILSAIDNESSNIQDVEVRCIDDGDISFVKICQLLEVPDELAQWPSHFVDIYLTGIIPFDEEPTWSPCADRMAYTWLQENVTHSTSSVFGKVLLHLSHILWIDPLEVRDKLANGYPDLINSSLKKTLITNKCAMENEEHIKNLLAHCKTSEVSN from the exons ATGG ACGATAGTATCTACATTCCGAGTACTGCTGAATCGGTCAAAGTGACAAATGCCATCAATCCTTTTCACATCAGAATTCGTCGAACAGAGAATTACGCTGCAGAGATAGTTCGGctagagaaaaaattacacaggATAGCAAAAGCCAATTTACAGAAGTATGGAGACCATTTGCGCCCACAAATTGGAGAT CTGGTGATCATTGACAACAGGGGCAGTTTTAACGCTGAATTACCAGGTTGGTGTTGCAGAGGAATTGTTGGATCATTCAATACCAATAATACAAAGTACAGAGTCTTCTTACCTGATCATGGCATAGCACTGGAATTCTGGAtggaagaattgaaaatcctACCACCTGCTTCCATAtctgatgattttttaacGTCATCTATTGGCATTAACGATATATTGCCAATCACTGCAGGAGATGAAATTGCCTG TGTTTCAGAATTTTGGAGCAACAGTGCTATAgaatttactaaaaaaatcatAGGTGCATCTACTCAGACATACTTTGATTGTCTCTCTTTTGACAAGTATGGAAATAAATTTGGTGAACTTTATTTGATCGTAGATAATGAGATTGTTGTTCTCAGCGAAGCACTGATTTACAATCAATTTGCAACAGCTATAAATGCTG ATTTGATCGAGATAATTGGAAACACTGATATATCTAGTAGAGTATCAGTTGAGAGTTCTCCAgtaaaaacaacaaaagaaactacgtcggaattacatagaaaaaatttagatacaTTTGACCATAATAAAAG GCGTAACAAAAATAACGCTGTTTACCCACATGCATTCAATGGATCACCAAAAGGCAATTCCTGTGTTAATTCCAATCATGAAATACTGGTATGTAGTGAAATTCTTTGTGAGCAGCTTACATCAGTGGCTGAAGCTGGGTTCCCTGAGAAAATACATAAGACACTGCGCTCAATGAAATTTGTGAGACCAATGCGCCTCCAGGAATATGTCTGGCCTGCAATATTCAAAGGCTTGAATGTTGTAGCAGTTAATTCTCCGGGATCCGGAAAAACATTCTCGTATCTTGTACCAATAACCAGCTTGGTTGCTGCCAACGAAATATACCCAAAG TTATCTGGAGTCAATGGGCCACTGACAATAATACTATGTGTATCTTCCTGTGATGTTTTTCATGTGCATGAGAAATGTAAGCGAATATTGAAGGAGTATCCCCAAATACGAATGTTAACGGCTTTTAATGGGATGCCAGAAAAAAACCTTGTG ATACAATTATACAATGGTTGTGAAATTCTCATTTCCACACCTCCGTGTCTGAAGAGATTGATCAAGAACAATAGGAAGTTGTTGAACCTGAAACGACTATCTCACGTAGTCTTTGATGGAGCAGACGTGATTCTTGATAGATATCGCGAGTCG TTGgaagaaatattcaaagttATAAAGAAAGTTCAAAATGGACATTGCAAGTTACCTGGCTCAATGCCACTGCAACTGATAACAATTGCACGGCACTGGACCCCTGCCATGAGGACCCTCACTGAAGCATTCATCGAAGATCCATATGTCTGTATTGGATCATATATGGAAGCAGTGATCTATGCAGCTTCCAGTCCAATGTTCATTATGAAACCCAAAGAAGAGAAGGCTGCAAAAGTTGTTG ACTTACTTGGAGCAAAATGGCGGATGCTCAAGACAGTAATAGTATGCACAACCCCACATGAAGCAAGGGAACTCTCCCAATTTCTTAAATCAGCTTCTATCGATATCCTTATCGTTCATGATGAGATGATTTTCACTCATATACAAG GTATCAGAGAGTCCTGGATGGTGAAAGTGTCAGGTATGTATTCTGTGCTTGTTTGCACAGACCAGGTCCTCTCAGACTTGAATATCAGGGATGCAGAATTACTGATCCACTATTCGCTTGCCTCAAATACGAAGACTCAGTTCTTCTACAGATTTTCAACACTGgctaacaatttttcttcgcaAACGCGCGAACAG GATCGACCAAAGCCCAGATTCATTATGATAGCTGATGAAAGCAATGACGCCCAGTTATACgcaattatcaatattatgcGAAGGCTCGGGATCGCAATGAAGCCAGAAATAGAAGCTTATTGCGAG caaatatttatatcaatGGAAATGGCAAAGACTGATCACCAATTATGTGAAAATCTTAAAGCCTTTGGGTGCTGTCCTTGGAGGGACGCCTGCACAAGTAGACATTGTATTGTGCCTGAAATTGATGAACCATCCACACAAATCAAAGC tggTGATTATGTAAAATTCGTTATCACATCTATACATAGTGCCAATCACTATTCAGCCAGAGTCGTAGAGTACACAAAGGCAAACACAAATGAAAgagtaatattttcattcgaggAACTTGCTAAACTCTCCATTGAGTTACAGAATCATTATGCAGATCCAACTAGAAG AAGATCAGCTAGAGCGGTGAATGTCGGTCACATTTGTGCTGTGGAAGAGGCTCCAGGAAATTATAAAAGAGTCAAGATTTTGTCGGCGATAGACAATGAATCATCCAATATCCAAGATGTGGAAGTGCGTTGCATAGATGACGGAGACATATCTTTTGTCAAA ATTTGTCAGCTACTTGAAGTTCCAGACGAACTTGCACAATGGCCATCTCATTTTGTAGACATCTATCTGACAGGCATTATTCCATTCGATGAGGAGCCTACTTGGAGTCCATGCGCCGATCGAATGGCTTATACTTGGCTACAAGAAAATGTGACTCATTCAACATCATCCGTTTTCGGAAAG GTTTTGCTTCACCTCAGTCATATCCTATGGATCGATCCCTTAGAGGTAAGGGATAAATTGGCCAATGGTTATCCAGACTTAATTAATTCCTCactgaaaaaaacattgattACCAATAAGTGTGCCATGGAGAATGAAGAGCACATCAAGAATCTACTCGCTCATTGTAAAACCAGCGAAGTAAGCAATTAA
- the LOC124405245 gene encoding putative ATP-dependent RNA helicase TDRD12 isoform X2 gives MDDSIYIPSTAESVKVTNAINPFHIRIRRTENYAAEIVRLEKKLHRIAKANLQKYGDHLRPQIGDLVIIDNRGSFNAELPGWCCRGIVGSFNTNNTKYRVFLPDHGIALEFWMEELKILPPASISDDFLTSSIGINDILPITAGDEIACVSEFWSNSAIEFTKKIIGASTQTYFDCLSFDKYGNKFGELYLIVDNEIVVLSEALIYNQFATAINADLIEIIGNTDISSRVSVESSPVKTTKETTSELHRKNLDTFDHNKRRNKNNAVYPHAFNGSPKGNSCVNSNHEILVCSEILCEQLTSVAEAGFPEKIHKTLRSMKFVRPMRLQEYVWPAIFKGLNVVAVNSPGSGKTFSYLVPITSLVAANEIYPKLSGVNGPLTIILCVSSCDVFHVHEKCKRILKEYPQIRMLTAFNGMPEKNLVIQLYNGCEILISTPPCLKRLIKNNRKLLNLKRLSHVVFDGADVILDRYRESLEEIFKVIKKVQNGHCKLPGSMPLQLITIARHWTPAMRTLTEAFIEDPYVCIGSYMEAVIYAASSPMFIMKPKEEKAAKVVDLLGAKWRMLKTVIVCTTPHEARELSQFLKSASIDILIVHDEMIFTHIQGIRESWMVKVSGMYSVLVCTDQVLSDLNIRDAELLIHYSLASNTKTQFFYRFSTLANNFSSQTREQDRPKPRFIMIADESNDAQLYAIINIMRRLGIAMKPEIEAYCEQIFISMEMAKTDHQLCENLKAFGCCPWRDACTSRHCIVPEIDEPSTQIKAGDYVKFVITSIHSANHYSARVVEYTKANTNERVIFSFEELAKLSIELQNHYADPTRRRSARAVNVGHICAVEEAPGNYKRVKILSAIDNESSNIQDVEVRCIDDGDISFVKVSLPVILQ, from the exons ATGG ACGATAGTATCTACATTCCGAGTACTGCTGAATCGGTCAAAGTGACAAATGCCATCAATCCTTTTCACATCAGAATTCGTCGAACAGAGAATTACGCTGCAGAGATAGTTCGGctagagaaaaaattacacaggATAGCAAAAGCCAATTTACAGAAGTATGGAGACCATTTGCGCCCACAAATTGGAGAT CTGGTGATCATTGACAACAGGGGCAGTTTTAACGCTGAATTACCAGGTTGGTGTTGCAGAGGAATTGTTGGATCATTCAATACCAATAATACAAAGTACAGAGTCTTCTTACCTGATCATGGCATAGCACTGGAATTCTGGAtggaagaattgaaaatcctACCACCTGCTTCCATAtctgatgattttttaacGTCATCTATTGGCATTAACGATATATTGCCAATCACTGCAGGAGATGAAATTGCCTG TGTTTCAGAATTTTGGAGCAACAGTGCTATAgaatttactaaaaaaatcatAGGTGCATCTACTCAGACATACTTTGATTGTCTCTCTTTTGACAAGTATGGAAATAAATTTGGTGAACTTTATTTGATCGTAGATAATGAGATTGTTGTTCTCAGCGAAGCACTGATTTACAATCAATTTGCAACAGCTATAAATGCTG ATTTGATCGAGATAATTGGAAACACTGATATATCTAGTAGAGTATCAGTTGAGAGTTCTCCAgtaaaaacaacaaaagaaactacgtcggaattacatagaaaaaatttagatacaTTTGACCATAATAAAAG GCGTAACAAAAATAACGCTGTTTACCCACATGCATTCAATGGATCACCAAAAGGCAATTCCTGTGTTAATTCCAATCATGAAATACTGGTATGTAGTGAAATTCTTTGTGAGCAGCTTACATCAGTGGCTGAAGCTGGGTTCCCTGAGAAAATACATAAGACACTGCGCTCAATGAAATTTGTGAGACCAATGCGCCTCCAGGAATATGTCTGGCCTGCAATATTCAAAGGCTTGAATGTTGTAGCAGTTAATTCTCCGGGATCCGGAAAAACATTCTCGTATCTTGTACCAATAACCAGCTTGGTTGCTGCCAACGAAATATACCCAAAG TTATCTGGAGTCAATGGGCCACTGACAATAATACTATGTGTATCTTCCTGTGATGTTTTTCATGTGCATGAGAAATGTAAGCGAATATTGAAGGAGTATCCCCAAATACGAATGTTAACGGCTTTTAATGGGATGCCAGAAAAAAACCTTGTG ATACAATTATACAATGGTTGTGAAATTCTCATTTCCACACCTCCGTGTCTGAAGAGATTGATCAAGAACAATAGGAAGTTGTTGAACCTGAAACGACTATCTCACGTAGTCTTTGATGGAGCAGACGTGATTCTTGATAGATATCGCGAGTCG TTGgaagaaatattcaaagttATAAAGAAAGTTCAAAATGGACATTGCAAGTTACCTGGCTCAATGCCACTGCAACTGATAACAATTGCACGGCACTGGACCCCTGCCATGAGGACCCTCACTGAAGCATTCATCGAAGATCCATATGTCTGTATTGGATCATATATGGAAGCAGTGATCTATGCAGCTTCCAGTCCAATGTTCATTATGAAACCCAAAGAAGAGAAGGCTGCAAAAGTTGTTG ACTTACTTGGAGCAAAATGGCGGATGCTCAAGACAGTAATAGTATGCACAACCCCACATGAAGCAAGGGAACTCTCCCAATTTCTTAAATCAGCTTCTATCGATATCCTTATCGTTCATGATGAGATGATTTTCACTCATATACAAG GTATCAGAGAGTCCTGGATGGTGAAAGTGTCAGGTATGTATTCTGTGCTTGTTTGCACAGACCAGGTCCTCTCAGACTTGAATATCAGGGATGCAGAATTACTGATCCACTATTCGCTTGCCTCAAATACGAAGACTCAGTTCTTCTACAGATTTTCAACACTGgctaacaatttttcttcgcaAACGCGCGAACAG GATCGACCAAAGCCCAGATTCATTATGATAGCTGATGAAAGCAATGACGCCCAGTTATACgcaattatcaatattatgcGAAGGCTCGGGATCGCAATGAAGCCAGAAATAGAAGCTTATTGCGAG caaatatttatatcaatGGAAATGGCAAAGACTGATCACCAATTATGTGAAAATCTTAAAGCCTTTGGGTGCTGTCCTTGGAGGGACGCCTGCACAAGTAGACATTGTATTGTGCCTGAAATTGATGAACCATCCACACAAATCAAAGC tggTGATTATGTAAAATTCGTTATCACATCTATACATAGTGCCAATCACTATTCAGCCAGAGTCGTAGAGTACACAAAGGCAAACACAAATGAAAgagtaatattttcattcgaggAACTTGCTAAACTCTCCATTGAGTTACAGAATCATTATGCAGATCCAACTAGAAG AAGATCAGCTAGAGCGGTGAATGTCGGTCACATTTGTGCTGTGGAAGAGGCTCCAGGAAATTATAAAAGAGTCAAGATTTTGTCGGCGATAGACAATGAATCATCCAATATCCAAGATGTGGAAGTGCGTTGCATAGATGACGGAGACATATCTTTTGTCAAAGTAAGCCTACCTGTTATTTTACAGTAG
- the LOC124405246 gene encoding mitoguardin isoform X1 yields the protein MMSIFNVKNMIGQFNPKFVITLPSINLSRTQKILIICLTSGTLLLGGLAQFLKRRRRHPASFARRYPRDVRHKYINGKGSNLDAVSQVSWARRSEASTRSHVSDRASLISSVPGGPDGDVKLTPQQYGVLGLEALERAIYCWEDALTAFSSSLNCGDALALPSKADAAFTHDVQELLDLGYHIQSTAELLFIDQHSVLFRNESDAGSEESRKQSVSGTRASSTLRDKQDAASSPESFESARDGVADLREFEEFSEFFPHFEKQKLYHTALKQHEDKGIPCRKLHTELVKCGSDVEYLAKVHCLRQAFSRLFAWPAAASWIADMGRQLITDLIVYADRDPKEYITHYEAMLDFLQDPSKRSMMQEELSGRNVKCINFYDVLIDFILLDAFDEVEKPPSSIKAILQNRWISASFRETAIGTAVWSVLMGKRQMLKYNKGFLAHFYSISEQISPVLVWGFLGPEGSLRATCYYFREQVVEFLVDIFNFFKVRYTTVDELAEDILREIKTRVGNINQRLSLEGC from the exons ATGATGTCGATtttcaatgtgaaaaatatgatcGGACAATTTAACCCCAAGTTTGTCATTACACTACCGTCGATCAATTTATCCCGAACGCAAAAG attttaattatttgccTAACAAGTGGAACTCTCTTGTTGGGTGGATTAGCCCAATTTCTGAAAAGGCGCAGAAGACATCCAGCCTCTTTTGCTAGAAGATATCCCAGAGACGTGAGACATAAGTACATAAACGGAAAGGGTTCAAACTTGG atgCTGTATCCCAAGTATCCTGGGCGAGGCGTAGCGAAGCTAGTACTCGGAGTCACGTCAGTGACCGAGCCTCTCTGATCTCGTCAGTTCCAGGTGGCCCAGACGGTGATGTCAAGCTTACGCCGCAACAATACGGAGTACTCG GACTCGAGGCGCTCGAGCGAGCCATATACTGCTGGGAGGATGCCCTTACAGCTTTCAGTTCCTCATTGAACTGCGGAGATGCCCTTGCTCTACCCTCCAAGGCCGACGCCGCGTTTACTCACGATGTCCAAGAGCTGCTAGACCTCGGTTACCACATACAAAGCACCGCCGAGCTCCTCTTTATAGATCAG CACTCCGTACTATTCCGTAACGAAAGCGACGCAGGCAGCGAGGAGAGCCGGAAGCAGTCCGTATCAGGAACTCGGGCGTCTTCCACCCTCAGGGATAAGCAGGACGCGGCGTCATCCCCCGAGTCGTTTGAATCGGCCCGCGACGGG GTCGCGGATCTTCGGGAGTTTGAGGAGTTCTCCGAGTTCTTCCCGCACTTTGAAAAGCAGAAATTGTACCATACGGCGCTCAAGCAACACGAGGACAAGGGCATACCTTGCAG GAAGTTACACACGGAGTTGGTTAAGTGTGGTTCCGATGTCGAGTACCTGGCCAAGGTCCACTGCCTGCGGCAGGCTTTCTCCAGGTTATTCGCCTGGCCCGCTGCCGCCTCGTGGATAGCTGACATGGGAAGGCAGCTGATCACTGATCTGATCGTATACGCGGATAGG GATCCGAAAGAGTATATAACGCACTACGAAGCCATGCTCGACTTTCTTCAGGATCCAAGCAAGCGCAGTATGATGCAGGAGGAACTCTCGGGGCGAAATGTAAAGTGCATCAACTTCTACGACGTGCTGATCGACTTTATACTACTTGACGCTTTCGACGAGGTCGAGAAACCACCATCCTCGATAAAGGCGATACTCCAGAACCGATGGATTTCAGCGAGTTTCCGTGAAACG GCCATAGGTACGGCGGTGTGGTCAGTGCTAATGGGAAAGCGCCAGATGCTCAAATACAACAAGGGTTTCCTAGCACATTTCTATTCTATTTCGGAACAAATATCACCGGTCTTGGTCTGGGGTTTCCTAGGACCTGAGGGCAGCCTTCGTGCTACTTGTTACTACTTCCGGGAGCAGGTCGTCGAGTTTCTTGTTgacatattcaatttttttaaagttcgcTATACCACGGTCGATGAGCTGGCCGAGGACATCCTTAGGGAAATAAAAACTAGGGTTGGTAACATAAATCAAAGACTTTCACTGGAAGGTTGTTAA
- the LOC124405246 gene encoding mitoguardin isoform X2: MMSIFNVKNMIGQFNPKFVITLPSINLSRTQKILIICLTSGTLLLGGLAQFLKRRRRHPASFARRYPRDVRHKYINGKGSNLVSWARRSEASTRSHVSDRASLISSVPGGPDGDVKLTPQQYGVLGLEALERAIYCWEDALTAFSSSLNCGDALALPSKADAAFTHDVQELLDLGYHIQSTAELLFIDQHSVLFRNESDAGSEESRKQSVSGTRASSTLRDKQDAASSPESFESARDGVADLREFEEFSEFFPHFEKQKLYHTALKQHEDKGIPCRKLHTELVKCGSDVEYLAKVHCLRQAFSRLFAWPAAASWIADMGRQLITDLIVYADRDPKEYITHYEAMLDFLQDPSKRSMMQEELSGRNVKCINFYDVLIDFILLDAFDEVEKPPSSIKAILQNRWISASFRETAIGTAVWSVLMGKRQMLKYNKGFLAHFYSISEQISPVLVWGFLGPEGSLRATCYYFREQVVEFLVDIFNFFKVRYTTVDELAEDILREIKTRVGNINQRLSLEGC; encoded by the exons ATGATGTCGATtttcaatgtgaaaaatatgatcGGACAATTTAACCCCAAGTTTGTCATTACACTACCGTCGATCAATTTATCCCGAACGCAAAAG attttaattatttgccTAACAAGTGGAACTCTCTTGTTGGGTGGATTAGCCCAATTTCTGAAAAGGCGCAGAAGACATCCAGCCTCTTTTGCTAGAAGATATCCCAGAGACGTGAGACATAAGTACATAAACGGAAAGGGTTCAAACTTGG TATCCTGGGCGAGGCGTAGCGAAGCTAGTACTCGGAGTCACGTCAGTGACCGAGCCTCTCTGATCTCGTCAGTTCCAGGTGGCCCAGACGGTGATGTCAAGCTTACGCCGCAACAATACGGAGTACTCG GACTCGAGGCGCTCGAGCGAGCCATATACTGCTGGGAGGATGCCCTTACAGCTTTCAGTTCCTCATTGAACTGCGGAGATGCCCTTGCTCTACCCTCCAAGGCCGACGCCGCGTTTACTCACGATGTCCAAGAGCTGCTAGACCTCGGTTACCACATACAAAGCACCGCCGAGCTCCTCTTTATAGATCAG CACTCCGTACTATTCCGTAACGAAAGCGACGCAGGCAGCGAGGAGAGCCGGAAGCAGTCCGTATCAGGAACTCGGGCGTCTTCCACCCTCAGGGATAAGCAGGACGCGGCGTCATCCCCCGAGTCGTTTGAATCGGCCCGCGACGGG GTCGCGGATCTTCGGGAGTTTGAGGAGTTCTCCGAGTTCTTCCCGCACTTTGAAAAGCAGAAATTGTACCATACGGCGCTCAAGCAACACGAGGACAAGGGCATACCTTGCAG GAAGTTACACACGGAGTTGGTTAAGTGTGGTTCCGATGTCGAGTACCTGGCCAAGGTCCACTGCCTGCGGCAGGCTTTCTCCAGGTTATTCGCCTGGCCCGCTGCCGCCTCGTGGATAGCTGACATGGGAAGGCAGCTGATCACTGATCTGATCGTATACGCGGATAGG GATCCGAAAGAGTATATAACGCACTACGAAGCCATGCTCGACTTTCTTCAGGATCCAAGCAAGCGCAGTATGATGCAGGAGGAACTCTCGGGGCGAAATGTAAAGTGCATCAACTTCTACGACGTGCTGATCGACTTTATACTACTTGACGCTTTCGACGAGGTCGAGAAACCACCATCCTCGATAAAGGCGATACTCCAGAACCGATGGATTTCAGCGAGTTTCCGTGAAACG GCCATAGGTACGGCGGTGTGGTCAGTGCTAATGGGAAAGCGCCAGATGCTCAAATACAACAAGGGTTTCCTAGCACATTTCTATTCTATTTCGGAACAAATATCACCGGTCTTGGTCTGGGGTTTCCTAGGACCTGAGGGCAGCCTTCGTGCTACTTGTTACTACTTCCGGGAGCAGGTCGTCGAGTTTCTTGTTgacatattcaatttttttaaagttcgcTATACCACGGTCGATGAGCTGGCCGAGGACATCCTTAGGGAAATAAAAACTAGGGTTGGTAACATAAATCAAAGACTTTCACTGGAAGGTTGTTAA